The Methanofastidiosum sp. nucleotide sequence CAGTCTCGCTTTGTGGGTTTGGGCAACATAGCAGAATTGACCATCTCTGGTTTCATTGCCTTCCAGTGCATTGATGAACTCGTTAACCACATCATCGATATAGCAAAGTGTCATTTCTGCATTAGGATCGTTAATAATAATATCAAGGCCTCGGGCAATATTATGGCAGAAGGTAGCCACTACACTGTTATAATTGGGCCGGCACCATTTGCCGAAAAGATTAAGCAGACGGTAAATCATGACCTTGGCTCCGGCAGTTTGTGCATGGACAATGAGTACGTCTTCTGCGGCTTTCTTGCTGATACCGTAAGGATTATCTCTTTCTGCCTGAATAGATGAAGAATATACTATCGGGCAGGTATTATTATGTTGCTGTAAGTACTCCA carries:
- a CDS encoding NAD-dependent epimerase/dehydratase family protein, translated to MKILVTGAQGFVGKNLIAELKKLGYIHIYEYDLNTDKALLDTCTRDCDFVFHLAGVNRPREESEFDTGNREFTAELLEYLQQHNNTCPIVYSSSIQAERDNPYGISKKAAEDVLIVHAQTAGAKVMIYRLLNLFGKWCRPNYNSVVATFCHNIARGLDIIINDPNAEMTLCYIDDVVNEFINALEGNETRDGQFCYVAQTHKARLGELADKLYDFKSCLESNLKPLLETEFDRALYSTYISYLPEKDT